The following coding sequences lie in one Myxococcus xanthus genomic window:
- a CDS encoding LysM domain-containing protein, with protein METYVVKDGDSPDSIAQKYGFKEWKLIYEHPDNGGLRATRSANEVKADDRVIIPDLPENQVSAGGPQNLIATPGTPLTLPPVHFDAHMHIMSGNCTPMPALVQMMKDKGLGFLIGTGTSRTKINRLGFWAAKIPFAPDIGDVSHRDTHRIGEEAVRSNDSLAQDRTGYAADGMGNVEEYTIPAPLRAYASTQGHAEASASYMGMSIVLTMDMDYCHLAGYQGDPIYSSDFDGAEPRFTYRWRTKSDDPGELIEAKSDEIRLHETWDRQLRHTEQVVAENPFRLLPMYHFEPRRFIKNEDKSFPFEKVVTASKAAPYIGFKMYTPQGYMPKERHAPVKDILSWFFSECAANDIPLMTHCTPSGFYTHERRFYLDHEPDEAIRNDPKYWPSKESIATADANITKARDHVTELEASWKSHIPLVLRRARNGVEDAIEAKEKLLNPGRMRYFYENYVHPEAWRPVLNDNPKLRLCLAHFASDGTFWNFRKGLTVKEDGQKVQYDKSWIGSIVELCNEFPNFYTDISYLDLMEKQKWKLLAEILKSSPWMLKKVMFGTDWYMITAEPVAYAAWYSRTIRGLEFIQKELPTQVNLFTQFAIVNPMRYYRMMEVAPKMKEGLKKLQTDLNVTGAAVDKLEDNFTTLMRLQHPLEQIDKAGGLASGPMLFTATTKAK; from the coding sequence ATGGAAACGTACGTCGTCAAGGACGGGGACTCCCCCGACTCAATCGCGCAGAAGTACGGGTTCAAGGAATGGAAGCTCATCTACGAACATCCGGACAACGGTGGCTTGCGCGCCACGCGTAGCGCCAACGAAGTGAAGGCCGATGACCGGGTCATCATCCCGGACCTGCCTGAGAACCAGGTGTCCGCCGGCGGGCCGCAGAACCTCATCGCCACGCCGGGAACGCCGCTCACCTTGCCGCCCGTCCACTTCGACGCGCACATGCACATCATGAGCGGCAACTGCACGCCGATGCCCGCGCTGGTGCAGATGATGAAGGACAAGGGCCTGGGCTTTCTCATCGGCACGGGCACCAGCCGCACGAAGATCAACCGCCTGGGCTTCTGGGCGGCGAAAATCCCGTTCGCGCCCGACATTGGTGATGTGTCCCACCGCGACACGCACCGCATTGGCGAAGAGGCCGTGCGCTCCAATGACAGCCTCGCCCAGGACCGGACGGGATACGCCGCGGATGGAATGGGCAACGTGGAGGAGTACACCATCCCCGCGCCCCTGCGAGCCTATGCGTCCACGCAGGGCCACGCGGAGGCCAGCGCTTCCTACATGGGCATGTCCATCGTCCTCACCATGGACATGGATTACTGCCACCTGGCTGGCTACCAGGGGGACCCTATCTACAGCTCGGATTTTGATGGGGCCGAGCCCCGCTTCACCTACCGCTGGCGCACGAAGTCCGACGACCCTGGCGAGCTGATTGAAGCGAAGTCCGATGAGATACGGCTCCACGAGACGTGGGACCGGCAGCTCCGGCACACCGAGCAGGTGGTCGCGGAGAATCCCTTCCGGCTGCTGCCCATGTATCACTTCGAACCGCGCCGCTTCATCAAGAACGAGGACAAGTCGTTCCCCTTCGAGAAGGTGGTGACGGCCTCCAAGGCGGCTCCCTACATCGGCTTCAAGATGTACACGCCCCAGGGCTACATGCCCAAGGAGCGCCATGCGCCGGTGAAGGACATCCTGAGCTGGTTCTTCTCCGAGTGCGCGGCGAACGACATCCCGCTGATGACCCACTGCACGCCGTCGGGCTTCTACACGCACGAGCGGCGCTTCTACCTGGACCATGAGCCGGACGAGGCCATCCGCAACGACCCGAAGTACTGGCCCTCGAAGGAATCCATCGCCACCGCGGACGCGAACATCACCAAGGCGCGCGACCATGTGACGGAGCTGGAGGCGAGCTGGAAGAGCCACATCCCGCTCGTGCTCCGCCGCGCGCGCAATGGCGTGGAGGACGCCATCGAGGCCAAGGAGAAGCTGCTGAACCCGGGCCGGATGCGTTACTTCTATGAGAACTACGTGCACCCGGAAGCGTGGCGCCCGGTGCTCAATGACAATCCGAAGCTGCGCTTGTGCCTGGCGCACTTCGCCAGCGACGGCACCTTCTGGAACTTCCGCAAGGGGCTCACCGTCAAGGAGGATGGCCAGAAGGTCCAATACGACAAGAGCTGGATTGGCTCCATTGTCGAGCTGTGCAACGAGTTCCCCAACTTCTACACGGACATCTCCTATCTGGACCTGATGGAGAAGCAGAAGTGGAAGCTGCTGGCTGAAATCCTCAAGTCCAGTCCGTGGATGTTGAAGAAGGTCATGTTCGGCACCGACTGGTACATGATTACCGCCGAGCCCGTGGCGTACGCGGCCTGGTACAGCCGCACCATCCGCGGGCTGGAGTTCATCCAGAAGGAGCTGCCGACGCAGGTGAACCTCTTCACCCAGTTCGCCATCGTCAATCCCATGCGCTACTACCGCATGATGGAGGTCGCCCCGAAGATGAAGGAGGGCCTCAAGAAGCTTCAAACGGACCTCAACGTGACGGGCGCCGCGGTGGACAAGCTCGAGGACAACTTCACGACGCTGATGCGGCTGCAGCACCCGCTGGAACAGATTGACAAGGCGGGCGGCCTGGCCAGCGGTCCCATGTTGTTCACCGCGACGACGAAGGCGAAGTAG
- the tssI gene encoding type VI secretion system tip protein VgrG — protein sequence MAAQFNPPAFTVQVGSHGAEALSVSSISGTEALSHLYDFRVDFFAKDGNPIATSELLEQDALLTLSIRDSAPRYVHGWVREVESLGMKTGRRRYRAHVVPRLWRLTQHHRSRIFQQKSVPDILKDVLDAAGVKTRLALSGSYAPREYCVQYRESDFAFLSRLMEWEGIFYFFEHTEDGHTLVLGDKPSAHAPLPQGLQLPLRPSLGKEAVEGEYLSALEVVHRLRPGAVHLKDFDFEKPGLDISGKAQAPEGVTELELYDYPAGYVAPGVGKAATNVRTEAASMGGRTLMGQGVAPRLTPGYLLEVMSPEDGTFAGEYLVTEVVHSGTQPDVSAGSEAIQGLYRNQYQLLPKAIPFRPRRLTPLPQLAGPQTATVVGPAGEEIHTDEHGRIKVQFHWDREGKRDEKASCWVRVGQPWGGPAWGDVWLPRIGQEVVVRFLEGDPDRPLVAGAVYNGTNTVPYGLPGEKTKSTRKSASSLGSDGFNEVRIEDATGQEEVFTHAQKDEDLLTENDKDQQVTGFEDLLVKKDRKRTVEGNQELRVGLDDVGVVEQNQTLLVQGNRSTRTTLSHDEEVEGNQTMTVGGNLTALVLQGAMENVGAAKATTIGGAYSVNVALAYNEATGGARALQVAGAHTEHVLGMRQETVGKDKSVDVGLDWDLRTKGQLTLTVGKDWEEDIGKTTSLYITEAMAGLAKKFELKADTFSLLVGDNLILKMEKSGKVTFALKTLTVDGKDVKIKGGKVKMEAAGSLKSDSRKAKELEHFKDPDPVNVEFNLKGMDGKPIKDQPFELHMPDGTIKKGRVDGSGKGVVEKVPPGDYRVVFPEMSGRINKGS from the coding sequence ATGGCCGCTCAATTCAATCCGCCTGCGTTCACGGTGCAGGTCGGCTCACACGGCGCGGAAGCGCTGAGTGTCTCGAGCATTTCCGGCACCGAGGCGTTGAGCCACCTGTACGACTTCCGGGTGGATTTCTTCGCCAAGGATGGCAACCCCATCGCCACCAGCGAGCTGCTGGAGCAGGACGCGTTGCTCACCCTCTCCATCCGCGACAGCGCGCCCCGCTACGTGCATGGCTGGGTCCGCGAGGTGGAATCGCTGGGCATGAAGACGGGGCGCCGCCGCTACCGGGCGCACGTGGTGCCCCGGCTGTGGCGGCTCACCCAACACCACCGCAGCCGCATCTTCCAGCAGAAGTCCGTGCCGGACATCCTCAAGGACGTCCTGGACGCGGCGGGCGTGAAGACGCGGCTGGCCCTGTCCGGCAGCTATGCCCCCCGCGAGTACTGCGTGCAGTACCGGGAGAGCGACTTCGCCTTCCTCAGCCGCCTCATGGAGTGGGAAGGCATCTTCTACTTCTTCGAGCACACCGAGGACGGGCACACCCTGGTGCTGGGAGACAAGCCCAGCGCGCATGCGCCCCTGCCGCAGGGGTTGCAGCTCCCGCTGCGTCCCAGCCTGGGCAAGGAGGCCGTGGAGGGCGAGTACCTCTCCGCGCTGGAAGTGGTGCACCGGCTGCGCCCCGGCGCCGTGCACCTGAAGGACTTCGACTTCGAGAAGCCCGGCCTGGACATCTCCGGCAAGGCGCAGGCGCCCGAAGGTGTCACGGAGCTGGAGCTCTACGACTATCCGGCGGGCTACGTGGCGCCGGGAGTGGGCAAGGCCGCGACCAACGTGCGCACGGAAGCGGCCAGCATGGGCGGGCGCACGCTGATGGGGCAGGGCGTGGCGCCGCGCCTGACGCCCGGGTACCTGTTGGAGGTGATGTCCCCGGAGGACGGCACCTTCGCGGGCGAATACCTGGTGACGGAGGTGGTGCATTCGGGCACGCAGCCGGACGTCAGCGCGGGCAGCGAGGCGATTCAGGGCCTGTACCGCAACCAGTACCAGTTGCTGCCCAAGGCCATTCCCTTCCGGCCCCGGCGCCTGACGCCACTGCCGCAGCTGGCGGGCCCGCAGACGGCCACGGTGGTGGGCCCCGCGGGCGAGGAGATTCACACCGACGAGCACGGGCGCATCAAGGTGCAGTTCCACTGGGACCGCGAGGGCAAGCGCGACGAGAAGGCCTCGTGCTGGGTGCGCGTGGGCCAGCCGTGGGGCGGCCCGGCCTGGGGTGACGTGTGGCTGCCGCGCATCGGCCAGGAGGTGGTGGTGCGCTTCCTGGAAGGCGACCCGGACCGGCCGCTGGTGGCGGGGGCCGTCTACAACGGCACCAACACGGTGCCGTATGGCCTGCCGGGGGAGAAGACGAAGTCCACGCGCAAGAGCGCCTCCAGCCTGGGCAGTGACGGCTTCAACGAGGTCCGCATCGAGGACGCGACGGGCCAGGAGGAGGTCTTCACCCACGCGCAGAAGGACGAGGACCTGCTCACGGAGAACGACAAAGACCAGCAGGTGACGGGCTTCGAGGACCTGCTGGTGAAGAAGGACCGCAAGCGCACGGTGGAGGGCAACCAGGAGCTGCGCGTGGGCTTGGACGACGTGGGCGTCGTCGAGCAGAACCAGACGTTGCTGGTGCAGGGCAACCGCTCCACTCGGACGACGCTGTCCCACGACGAGGAAGTGGAGGGCAACCAGACGATGACGGTGGGCGGCAACCTCACCGCGCTGGTGCTCCAGGGCGCCATGGAGAACGTGGGGGCCGCGAAGGCCACCACCATTGGCGGCGCCTACAGCGTCAACGTGGCGCTGGCCTACAACGAGGCCACCGGCGGCGCGCGCGCCCTCCAGGTCGCCGGCGCGCACACCGAGCACGTGCTGGGCATGCGGCAGGAGACGGTCGGCAAGGACAAGTCGGTGGACGTCGGTTTGGACTGGGACTTGCGCACCAAGGGCCAGCTCACGCTGACCGTGGGCAAGGACTGGGAAGAGGACATCGGGAAGACCACCAGCCTCTACATCACCGAGGCCATGGCGGGTCTGGCCAAGAAGTTCGAGCTGAAGGCAGACACCTTCTCGCTGCTCGTCGGTGACAACCTCATCCTGAAGATGGAGAAGTCCGGCAAGGTGACCTTCGCCCTCAAGACGCTCACCGTCGATGGCAAGGACGTGAAGATCAAGGGCGGCAAGGTGAAGATGGAGGCGGCCGGTTCGCTCAAGAGCGACTCGCGCAAGGCGAAGGAGCTGGAGCACTTCAAGGACCCAGACCCCGTCAACGTCGAGTTCAACCTCAAGGGCATGGACGGCAAGCCCATCAAGGACCAGCCCTTCGAGCTGCACATGCCCGACGGCACCATCAAGAAGGGCCGCGTGGACGGGAGCGGGAAGGGCGTGGTGGAGAAGGTTCCGCCCGGCGACTACCGCGTCGTCTTCCCGGAGATGTCAGGCCGCATCAACAAGGGTTCTTGA
- a CDS encoding nicotinamidase, producing the protein MPLPIPRFHEDARVSQLYLERGAEVAEEALRYVAEHRIRPAREDATRIAAFGIDVQVAFCTPGASLFVPGAVEDTQRTLRWLYANLDRVTELVFSLDTHRAYHVFHPSWWRDAEGRPPPPLTAITAAEVRSGRWRATRFHEESLAYCEQLEASGRYVLTVWPFHAMLGGLSHALVPSVFEASLFHALVRDVPTHFELKGEHPLTENYSVLSPEVTEVKGQQVGAFNTRLFEHLMSFDRVYVFGQASSHCVLNTLLDLRRHIERTDPSKMGRIHILEDAMSPVPAPPLEPLPASLDFPRLAKEALRDFQAAGMRVVRTSDPMEG; encoded by the coding sequence ATGCCCTTACCCATTCCCCGCTTCCACGAGGACGCCCGCGTCAGCCAGCTCTACCTGGAGCGTGGCGCGGAGGTCGCTGAGGAGGCCCTCCGCTACGTAGCGGAGCACCGCATCCGCCCCGCGCGTGAGGACGCGACGCGCATCGCCGCCTTTGGCATCGACGTGCAGGTGGCCTTCTGCACGCCGGGCGCCAGCCTCTTCGTGCCCGGCGCGGTGGAGGACACCCAGCGCACGCTGCGCTGGCTCTACGCGAACCTGGACCGGGTGACGGAGCTGGTGTTCTCGCTGGACACCCACCGCGCGTACCACGTGTTCCATCCGTCCTGGTGGCGTGACGCGGAAGGCCGGCCGCCGCCGCCATTGACGGCTATCACCGCGGCGGAGGTGCGCTCCGGCCGCTGGCGGGCCACGCGCTTCCACGAGGAGAGCCTGGCCTACTGCGAGCAACTGGAGGCCAGCGGCCGGTACGTGCTCACCGTCTGGCCCTTCCACGCGATGCTGGGCGGCCTGAGTCACGCGCTGGTGCCGTCCGTCTTCGAGGCGAGCCTCTTCCACGCCCTGGTGCGCGACGTGCCCACGCACTTCGAGCTGAAGGGGGAGCACCCGCTCACGGAGAACTACTCCGTGCTCTCACCCGAGGTGACGGAGGTGAAGGGGCAGCAGGTAGGGGCCTTCAATACGCGCCTCTTCGAGCACCTGATGTCCTTCGACCGCGTCTACGTGTTCGGCCAGGCCAGCTCGCACTGCGTGCTGAACACGCTGCTGGACCTGCGGCGTCACATCGAGCGGACGGACCCGTCGAAGATGGGCCGCATCCACATCCTGGAGGACGCCATGAGTCCGGTGCCGGCGCCCCCCCTGGAGCCGCTGCCCGCCTCGCTGGACTTCCCCCGGCTGGCGAAGGAGGCCCTCCGGGACTTCCAGGCGGCCGGCATGCGGGTGGTCCGGACCTCGGACCCGATGGAAGGGTAG
- a CDS encoding nicotinate phosphoribosyltransferase — protein sequence MSTSLLATDGYKFSMAEAGWPLRRETFYYSHRRGGLQVMPLDVAAFVKSLIPEPKAEDYDYLSRYDYEMGVGFKAAVLRREKLSIRAIPKGALFYPREPILTLTGPSALVSWVEPLLLQLNFRIQVATLALSDRDALARALATVTCDEQKAIALETLDSVGVKAVPITVDAEGYAKRVFATVKELVDIVEDPSRIFEVGLRAATCLEQHELALRSCKDAGVTRTSNVAGAAKLGMVPVGTMGHEHIQRYGSDEAAFRAMRERRPQRSSYLLDTFDTLTSGIPAAFQLIQEEPGNNDSIRFDSGNKKLQYLYAVTRARDLGIRPVNILEDGLDAEATREFEELRRQVGWEPSAQFYGYGGHIIARTMDCPLTRDKVAAIYKLSRTGNTPVMKFGNELAEGKKSIPGEPVLFRRRHGSGPIGLVGQVGESVPDGYFPLMESAPEAPSLVGAQEAAAEARVAYTAATQALVDALHRRHFPQQHR from the coding sequence ATGTCGACCTCGCTGCTCGCGACGGATGGCTACAAGTTCAGCATGGCGGAGGCCGGCTGGCCGCTTCGTCGGGAAACGTTCTACTACTCGCACCGGCGGGGTGGTCTCCAGGTGATGCCGCTCGACGTGGCGGCCTTCGTCAAGTCGCTCATCCCGGAGCCCAAGGCGGAGGACTACGACTACCTCAGCCGGTACGACTATGAGATGGGCGTGGGGTTCAAGGCGGCCGTCCTCCGCCGTGAGAAACTCAGCATCCGCGCCATCCCCAAGGGCGCGCTCTTCTATCCGCGCGAGCCCATCCTCACGCTGACAGGCCCGTCCGCCCTGGTGTCCTGGGTGGAGCCGCTGCTGCTCCAGCTCAACTTCCGCATCCAGGTCGCCACCCTGGCGCTGTCGGACCGGGACGCGCTGGCCCGCGCGCTGGCCACCGTGACGTGCGACGAGCAGAAGGCCATCGCGCTGGAGACGCTCGACTCGGTGGGCGTGAAGGCGGTGCCCATCACCGTGGACGCGGAGGGCTACGCCAAGCGCGTCTTCGCCACCGTCAAGGAGTTGGTGGACATCGTCGAGGACCCGTCCCGCATCTTCGAGGTGGGCCTGCGCGCCGCCACCTGTCTGGAGCAGCACGAGCTGGCGCTGCGAAGCTGCAAGGACGCGGGCGTCACGCGCACCTCCAACGTAGCCGGGGCGGCGAAGCTGGGAATGGTCCCCGTGGGCACCATGGGGCACGAGCACATCCAGCGCTATGGCTCGGATGAGGCCGCGTTCCGGGCCATGCGCGAGCGCCGGCCGCAGCGCTCCAGCTACCTGCTGGACACCTTCGACACGCTCACGTCCGGAATCCCCGCGGCCTTCCAGCTCATCCAGGAGGAGCCCGGCAACAACGACTCCATCCGCTTCGACTCCGGCAACAAGAAGCTCCAGTACCTCTACGCGGTGACGCGGGCGCGGGACCTGGGGATTCGGCCCGTCAACATCCTGGAGGACGGACTGGACGCGGAGGCCACGCGGGAGTTCGAGGAGCTGCGGCGGCAGGTGGGCTGGGAGCCGTCGGCCCAGTTCTACGGCTACGGCGGCCACATCATCGCGCGGACCATGGACTGCCCGCTCACCCGGGACAAAGTCGCCGCCATCTACAAGCTGTCGCGCACGGGCAACACGCCGGTGATGAAGTTCGGCAACGAGCTGGCCGAGGGCAAGAAGAGCATCCCCGGCGAGCCCGTCCTCTTCCGCCGCCGCCATGGCTCGGGTCCCATCGGACTGGTCGGCCAGGTGGGAGAGTCCGTCCCGGACGGCTACTTCCCGCTCATGGAGAGCGCGCCGGAAGCCCCATCGCTGGTGGGCGCGCAGGAGGCGGCGGCCGAGGCGCGTGTCGCCTACACCGCCGCGACGCAGGCGCTGGTGGATGCGCTGCACCGCCGTCACTTCCCCCAGCAGCACCGCTGA
- a CDS encoding energy transducer TonB family protein translates to MAAGTTPPERDAAPAHDTQVAQADARPERHAEVLDSAPALPRFADAPLAGTPPTDMPRAEHGANAVPGSRLLLAARQVTALSGTHRGVAAELDGGAVDPHAPPSAQGLVEELVSESVGRGRVERGLVHPYYGQLGKALMKAWDADRSVKEHGLQGYFDMGMERGRAYSRIWMERAADYGASGSFAAKNGPGEDRRRPLSTAGDPTLNARREMRQQMRQEFRTTRRALIRVVQDAQGQLVDVQLLEPSHQPEVDKEALKDVRAMAEKLPPPPDEAVGGRSRLSSVWEFELLISISPPIPTFSFEFDEALGFIDTRLPLDRRIYKRVRLVEVR, encoded by the coding sequence ATGGCCGCCGGCACCACGCCGCCTGAGCGCGACGCCGCGCCCGCCCACGACACGCAAGTCGCCCAAGCGGACGCGCGGCCTGAACGTCACGCGGAGGTCCTGGACTCGGCTCCGGCGCTCCCCCGCTTCGCGGACGCGCCCCTGGCGGGGACACCCCCCACGGACATGCCCCGCGCGGAGCACGGCGCCAACGCCGTCCCGGGCTCGCGGCTGTTGCTCGCGGCCCGTCAGGTCACCGCGCTTTCAGGAACGCATCGCGGTGTGGCGGCGGAGCTCGACGGCGGCGCCGTGGACCCGCATGCGCCTCCGTCAGCCCAGGGCCTGGTGGAAGAGCTGGTATCCGAAAGCGTGGGCCGAGGCCGGGTTGAACGCGGGCTGGTGCACCCGTATTACGGCCAGCTCGGCAAGGCGTTGATGAAGGCGTGGGACGCCGACCGCTCCGTGAAGGAGCACGGCCTCCAGGGCTACTTCGACATGGGCATGGAGCGCGGCCGCGCGTACTCGCGCATCTGGATGGAGCGCGCGGCGGACTACGGCGCGTCAGGCTCGTTCGCCGCGAAGAATGGCCCGGGCGAGGACCGGCGCAGGCCGCTCAGCACCGCCGGAGACCCCACGCTCAATGCCCGCCGCGAGATGCGCCAGCAGATGCGTCAGGAGTTCCGCACCACGCGCCGCGCCCTCATCCGCGTCGTCCAGGACGCACAGGGCCAGCTCGTGGACGTGCAGCTCCTGGAGCCCAGCCATCAGCCCGAGGTCGACAAGGAGGCCCTCAAGGACGTGCGCGCCATGGCGGAGAAGCTGCCCCCGCCGCCGGATGAGGCCGTGGGCGGCCGCTCGCGGCTCTCCAGTGTCTGGGAGTTCGAGCTGCTCATCTCCATCAGTCCGCCCATCCCCACCTTCAGCTTCGAGTTCGACGAAGCGCTCGGCTTCATCGACACCCGCCTGCCGCTGGACCGCCGCATCTACAAGCGCGTGCGGCTGGTCGAGGTCCGCTGA
- a CDS encoding inorganic pyrophosphatase yields MKKPIQTTSQAHPWHGITPGEDAPEIVTAYIEIVPTDAVKYELDKESGILKLDRPQRFSSQCPTLYGFIPQTYCDELVAKRCAERTGLKDIKGDGDPIDICVLTEKVISSGNLLVRAIPIGGFRMVDGDEADDKIIAVLESDLVYGELQHLAQLPRALLDRLKHYFLTYKQIPGEGKRSVEIAEVYDQPEALEVIKRSMKDYERIYGPQVTTTARSGRARGAAVEAKNAKPAKAKTKAARKSRAS; encoded by the coding sequence ATGAAGAAGCCAATCCAGACCACATCCCAGGCGCACCCGTGGCACGGCATCACCCCGGGTGAGGACGCCCCCGAAATCGTCACCGCGTACATCGAAATCGTCCCCACCGATGCGGTGAAGTACGAACTGGACAAGGAATCCGGCATCCTCAAGCTGGACCGTCCGCAGCGCTTCAGCAGCCAGTGCCCCACGCTCTACGGCTTCATTCCGCAGACGTACTGCGACGAGCTGGTGGCGAAGCGCTGCGCCGAGCGCACGGGCCTGAAGGACATCAAGGGCGACGGCGACCCCATCGACATCTGCGTGCTGACGGAGAAGGTCATCTCCAGCGGCAACCTGCTGGTGCGCGCGATTCCCATTGGCGGCTTCCGGATGGTCGACGGCGACGAGGCCGACGACAAGATCATCGCGGTGCTGGAGTCCGACCTGGTGTACGGCGAGCTGCAGCACCTCGCGCAGCTTCCGCGCGCGCTGCTCGACCGCCTCAAGCACTACTTCCTCACCTACAAGCAGATTCCCGGTGAGGGGAAGCGCAGCGTGGAGATCGCCGAGGTCTACGACCAGCCGGAGGCGCTCGAGGTCATCAAGCGCAGCATGAAGGACTACGAGCGCATCTACGGCCCGCAGGTCACCACGACGGCGCGCTCCGGCCGCGCGCGTGGCGCGGCGGTGGAGGCGAAGAACGCCAAGCCCGCGAAGGCCAAGACGAAGGCGGCGCGCAAGTCGCGCGCGTCCTGA
- a CDS encoding lysophospholipid acyltransferase family protein — protein MIRKLLQTVFAGTAAVGITGVLSPVVSALSLRDAKDADGVLVLWARSLLASAGVRHEAVGVENVPTDTHVVFVSNHQSHYDALVNFAHIRKHTRYVAKAELFRIPVFGPALRRAGNIPVERTGGGGDRARLSEAVTALRERVSVLFFAEGTRSTDGRLRPFKKGAATLAIQAGVPVVPLAVSGTRLILPKGGRAVRWGQRVALVVGKPIPTQGLTMKDRDALTRQLEDAVAELYAEACKRSGDTP, from the coding sequence TTGATTCGCAAGCTCCTGCAGACGGTCTTTGCTGGAACGGCGGCGGTGGGCATCACCGGTGTGCTGTCTCCCGTGGTGTCGGCGCTGTCGCTGCGAGACGCCAAGGACGCGGACGGCGTGCTGGTGCTGTGGGCGCGCTCGCTGCTGGCGTCCGCGGGGGTGCGGCACGAGGCGGTGGGCGTCGAGAACGTCCCGACCGACACCCACGTCGTCTTCGTGAGCAACCACCAGTCGCACTACGACGCGCTGGTGAACTTCGCCCACATCCGCAAGCACACGCGTTACGTCGCGAAGGCGGAGCTGTTCCGCATCCCCGTCTTCGGGCCCGCTCTCCGGCGCGCGGGCAACATCCCGGTGGAGCGCACCGGTGGTGGGGGAGACAGGGCCCGCCTGTCGGAAGCCGTCACGGCGCTGCGGGAACGGGTGAGCGTGCTCTTCTTCGCGGAAGGCACGCGCAGCACGGATGGGCGGCTGCGGCCGTTCAAGAAGGGAGCCGCGACGCTGGCCATCCAGGCGGGCGTTCCGGTGGTGCCCCTGGCTGTGTCAGGGACGCGCCTCATTCTTCCCAAGGGGGGCCGGGCCGTGCGGTGGGGACAGCGCGTGGCGCTGGTGGTGGGAAAGCCCATCCCCACCCAGGGACTGACGATGAAGGACCGCGACGCGCTCACGCGCCAACTGGAGGACGCGGTCGCAGAACTCTATGCCGAGGCCTGCAAGCGCTCGGGAGACACGCCATGA
- the epmA gene encoding EF-P lysine aminoacylase EpmA, which translates to MPNLSQWRAARGRQSLYSALRRFFAAHGYLEVETPLLIPTPGMEPHINAFEAGFIPETDVGSARTLYLHTSPEYAMKRLLADGAGPLFQLCKVFRNGEVSPTHNPEFTMLEFYRPHADYHAIMDDLEGALAEAGRGATEGEPGADPAFFTRTPYERLTVRDAVLRATGVDIRQHSDGPSLKRAAEAAGVRTGNAETFDDVFFHLFLQKVETGLGHERPTFLIEYPASMAALSRLKPGDATVAERVELYAKGLELANGFSELTDPVEQRARLTEEQELRRQLGRAVYPLDERFLDAVGRMPPSAGIAVGLDRILMLLLGVQRISDVLLFPAHEFV; encoded by the coding sequence ATGCCCAATCTTTCTCAATGGCGGGCCGCCCGGGGACGCCAGTCCCTCTACTCCGCCCTGCGACGTTTCTTCGCCGCCCACGGCTACCTGGAAGTGGAGACGCCGCTGCTCATCCCCACCCCGGGGATGGAGCCGCACATCAACGCGTTCGAGGCCGGCTTCATCCCGGAGACCGATGTGGGCTCCGCGCGGACGCTCTACCTGCACACCAGCCCCGAGTACGCCATGAAGCGGCTGCTCGCGGACGGGGCCGGGCCGTTGTTCCAGCTGTGCAAGGTGTTCCGGAATGGGGAGGTCTCCCCGACCCACAATCCGGAATTCACGATGCTGGAGTTCTACCGGCCCCACGCGGACTACCACGCCATCATGGATGACCTGGAAGGGGCGCTGGCGGAGGCCGGCCGCGGCGCGACGGAAGGGGAGCCTGGGGCGGACCCGGCCTTCTTCACACGCACCCCCTACGAGCGGCTGACGGTGCGTGACGCGGTGCTGCGCGCCACCGGCGTGGACATCCGCCAGCATTCGGACGGCCCGTCATTGAAGCGGGCAGCGGAGGCGGCCGGGGTGCGCACCGGGAACGCGGAGACGTTCGACGACGTCTTCTTCCACCTCTTCCTCCAGAAGGTGGAGACCGGCTTGGGCCACGAGCGGCCCACCTTCCTCATCGAGTACCCGGCGTCCATGGCGGCGCTGTCCCGGCTGAAGCCTGGCGACGCGACGGTGGCGGAGCGGGTGGAGTTGTACGCCAAGGGGTTGGAGCTGGCGAACGGGTTTTCCGAGCTGACGGACCCCGTGGAACAGCGTGCACGATTGACAGAAGAACAGGAGCTCAGGCGCCAACTGGGCCGGGCCGTGTATCCTCTGGACGAGCGGTTCCTTGACGCGGTAGGGCGAATGCCACCCTCGGCGGGCATCGCCGTCGGGCTCGATAGAATCCTGATGCTGCTGCTCGGGGTCCAGCGCATCTCGGACGTGCTCCTTTTCCCCGCCCACGAGTTCGTTTGA